A single Comamonas sp. NLF-1-9 DNA region contains:
- the sctU gene encoding type III secretion system export apparatus subunit SctU, giving the protein MMSEKTEQPTAKKLRDTRRKGDVAYSKDFTQTILILAIFGYMLAAGGKIVDDLLEIILLPASVLQMNFADAANVVSSELLKAASWVLLPFLLIILILGIFADAMQVGLVLAFEKLKPSAKKLNVIANLKNIFSKKNLVEFLKSAIKIGFLSTLLWLLLRDAFPIMTSIPQAGLAGMGQVIGSLIKTMLINIGLAYAVISLADFAWQRYSHRKQLMMSKDEVKREYKEMEGDPHIKHQRKQLHQQMMQEGAVNSARQATVLVTNPTHIAVALHYEEGDTPLPVVLAMAEGALAERMMRAAREAGVPVMQNIPLAHSLMEQASSGQYIPSQLVEPVAEVLRLLQQMKEHE; this is encoded by the coding sequence CTGATGAGCGAAAAAACCGAACAGCCCACCGCCAAGAAGCTGCGCGATACGCGCCGCAAAGGCGATGTCGCCTACAGCAAGGACTTCACCCAGACCATCCTGATTCTGGCCATCTTCGGCTACATGCTGGCAGCCGGCGGCAAGATCGTGGACGACCTGCTGGAGATCATCCTGCTGCCCGCCAGCGTGCTGCAGATGAATTTTGCCGACGCGGCCAACGTAGTCAGCTCCGAGCTGCTCAAGGCCGCGAGCTGGGTGCTGCTGCCCTTTCTGCTCATCATCCTGATCCTGGGCATTTTTGCCGACGCAATGCAGGTCGGTCTGGTGCTGGCTTTTGAAAAGCTCAAGCCCTCGGCCAAGAAGCTCAACGTCATCGCCAACCTCAAGAACATCTTCTCCAAGAAGAACCTGGTGGAGTTTCTCAAGTCGGCCATCAAGATCGGTTTCCTGTCCACACTGCTGTGGCTGCTGCTGCGCGACGCCTTCCCCATCATGACCAGCATTCCGCAGGCGGGCCTGGCGGGCATGGGGCAGGTGATCGGCTCGCTGATCAAGACCATGCTGATCAACATCGGCTTGGCCTATGCCGTCATTTCGCTGGCGGACTTTGCCTGGCAGCGCTATTCGCACCGCAAGCAGCTCATGATGAGCAAGGACGAAGTCAAGCGCGAATACAAGGAGATGGAGGGCGACCCCCACATCAAGCACCAGCGCAAGCAACTGCACCAGCAGATGATGCAGGAGGGTGCGGTCAACAGCGCGCGCCAGGCCACAGTGCTGGTGACCAACCCCACGCACATCGCCGTGGCGCTGCATTACGAGGAGGGCGACACCCCGCTGCCCGTGGTGCTGGCCATGGCCGAGGGCGCGCTGGCCGAGCGCATGATGCGCGCCGCGCGCGAAGCAGGCGTGCCGGTGATGCAGAACATCCCTCTCGCGCATTCCCTGATGGAGCAGGCCAGCAGCGGCCAGTACATTCCATCGCAGCTTGTCGAACCGGTAGCCGAAGTCCTGCGGCTGCTGCAGCAAATGAAAGAACACGAATGA
- the sctC gene encoding type III secretion system outer membrane ring subunit SctC: MTRAGAWRWGRRAAVLASLIAVLGLAGPKAHASPPPWTDDPFNYYAEKPVSVAEVLRDFAGSFSLGLDLSAQVEGKVNGRFQARSPGEFLDQLGSAYGFQWFTHAGTLFISRTSEMSTTSINASGSSMPAVRKALTSLGVLDARFGWGELPEQGLALVSGPPAYVALVQRTMASLPPLGGGQKVAVFRLKHASVDDRTITYRDRQLTTPGLARVLRALISGGDGGAATDVIPIGADSEAVNRLAAPLRASGNPQAAALAPSTHQLTPLAPLSGDDARKPAAATAEGAQAAASASARLSRPSIQADSRLNALIVQDTPDRLPMYQALIEQLDVPTALIEIEAMIIDVNSTRLDELGIAWGGRKGGMAAGFGNVSPTSGALTISGAARGANISTNSVVLDAGNYLVTRIRALEGIGEASIQSRPSILTIDHTGALLDLSETFYIRTTGERVATVTPVTVGTTLKVTPHYIERDRLGPTIQLDVDIEDGQIQERVVDGLPTIRRSTVSTQAIVGESQTLLIGGYNTQQTEHSNQRIPVLGEIPLLGSLFSHKVDNRQVRERLFLIKPRVVALPESELPSAGPAARIVAPPGREFPGQPADAYMDDPARDEPSRLVNPPPPPAHLPDRTEPPNNYAPGADLRPASGEF; the protein is encoded by the coding sequence ATGACGCGCGCCGGCGCGTGGCGCTGGGGCCGACGGGCGGCGGTGCTGGCAAGCCTGATCGCCGTGTTGGGCCTGGCCGGGCCCAAGGCGCACGCAAGCCCGCCGCCGTGGACGGACGACCCCTTCAACTACTACGCCGAGAAGCCCGTCTCGGTAGCCGAGGTGCTGCGCGACTTTGCCGGCTCTTTCAGCCTCGGGCTGGACCTCTCGGCGCAGGTCGAGGGCAAGGTCAACGGACGCTTTCAGGCACGCAGCCCCGGCGAATTTCTGGACCAGTTGGGCAGCGCCTACGGCTTTCAGTGGTTCACGCACGCGGGCACGCTGTTCATCAGCCGCACCAGCGAGATGAGCACCACCTCGATCAACGCCTCCGGCTCCAGCATGCCGGCGGTGCGCAAGGCGCTGACCAGCCTGGGCGTGCTCGACGCGCGCTTCGGTTGGGGCGAGCTGCCCGAGCAGGGTCTGGCGCTGGTCTCGGGCCCGCCCGCCTATGTTGCGCTGGTGCAACGCACCATGGCCAGTCTGCCGCCGCTGGGCGGAGGGCAGAAGGTAGCGGTGTTCCGGCTCAAGCACGCCTCGGTAGACGACCGCACCATCACCTACCGCGACCGCCAGCTCACCACGCCGGGACTCGCCCGCGTGCTGCGCGCATTGATCAGCGGCGGCGACGGCGGCGCCGCCACCGACGTGATCCCGATCGGGGCCGACAGCGAAGCCGTCAACCGCCTGGCGGCGCCGCTGCGCGCCAGCGGCAATCCACAGGCTGCGGCGCTGGCGCCCAGCACGCACCAGCTCACGCCCCTTGCCCCCTTGTCGGGCGACGATGCGCGCAAGCCGGCGGCGGCCACCGCCGAGGGCGCGCAGGCGGCTGCGTCCGCCAGCGCACGCCTGTCCAGGCCCTCGATCCAGGCCGACTCCCGCCTGAACGCGCTGATCGTGCAGGACACGCCCGACCGCCTGCCGATGTACCAGGCCTTGATTGAGCAGCTGGATGTGCCCACCGCGCTGATCGAGATCGAGGCCATGATCATCGACGTGAACTCCACACGCCTCGATGAACTGGGCATCGCCTGGGGCGGGCGCAAGGGCGGCATGGCCGCCGGCTTCGGCAACGTCTCGCCCACCTCAGGGGCCTTGACCATCTCTGGTGCGGCGCGTGGCGCCAACATCAGCACCAACAGCGTGGTGCTCGATGCCGGCAACTACCTGGTCACGCGCATCCGCGCGCTCGAAGGCATAGGCGAAGCCTCGATCCAGTCGCGCCCGTCCATTCTCACGATAGACCACACCGGCGCGCTGCTCGACCTGTCCGAAACCTTCTACATCCGCACCACCGGCGAGCGCGTGGCCACCGTGACTCCGGTCACCGTGGGCACCACGCTCAAGGTCACGCCGCACTACATCGAACGCGACCGCCTTGGCCCGACCATCCAGCTCGACGTGGACATCGAGGACGGGCAAATACAAGAGCGCGTGGTGGACGGCCTGCCGACCATACGGCGCAGCACCGTCAGTACCCAAGCCATCGTGGGCGAGAGCCAGACGCTGCTGATCGGCGGCTACAACACGCAGCAAACCGAGCATTCCAACCAACGCATTCCGGTGCTGGGCGAGATTCCACTGCTGGGCAGCCTGTTCTCGCACAAGGTGGACAACCGCCAGGTGCGCGAGCGCCTCTTCCTCATCAAGCCGCGCGTAGTGGCGCTGCCCGAGTCGGAGTTGCCAAGCGCCGGCCCGGCGGCGCGCATCGTCGCGCCCCCGGGGCGCGAGTTCCCGGGCCAGCCGGCCGACGCTTACATGGACGACCCCGCGCGCGACGAGCCCTCGCGTCTGGTGAACCCGCCACCCCCGCCGGCCCACTTGCCCGATCGCACGGAGCCTCCAAACAACTACGCACCAGGGGCGGATCTGCGGCCAGCGTCGGGAGAGTTCTGA
- a CDS encoding ABC transporter substrate-binding protein, whose translation MQWLEARQRPGVALILATLLAASVPMHAPAQTPQPAAAPGYHIVMVLPHQPENTEAGFQDYLLKRKLNVKIDTVVYSGRAEDAAATVEKVRALAPDLIYTWGTGTTLAMAGKHDAGPDQHIRDIPIVFTEVTDPVGSGLLRQTKPPGRNVTGVSHVAPVAVQLNAMRGYLPFKRLGYITNPAESNTVGVADELRRMAGSEGFELLEAKVPLDASGQAQAQALPALIRGLRERGADLLYVGPSTFLAFTHRDLVSKTAIAEGLPTFCATESIVRKASCMFGLFANGTNVGRFAGYKAAQILVDKTPVERIPAESLQRFSLLINMGTAKALGLYPPLALLNVAEVVQ comes from the coding sequence ATGCAATGGCTTGAAGCCCGGCAGCGTCCGGGCGTCGCCCTGATCCTGGCGACCCTGCTGGCGGCCAGCGTACCAATGCACGCGCCGGCGCAGACGCCGCAGCCAGCCGCGGCGCCGGGCTACCACATCGTGATGGTGCTGCCGCACCAGCCCGAGAACACCGAGGCCGGCTTTCAGGACTACCTGCTCAAGCGCAAGCTGAACGTGAAGATCGACACCGTGGTGTATTCCGGCCGCGCCGAAGACGCTGCGGCCACGGTCGAGAAGGTGCGCGCGCTGGCGCCCGACCTGATCTACACCTGGGGCACGGGCACGACTCTGGCCATGGCGGGCAAGCACGACGCCGGGCCGGACCAGCACATCCGCGACATCCCCATCGTCTTCACCGAGGTGACCGACCCCGTGGGCTCGGGCCTGCTCAGGCAGACCAAGCCGCCGGGGCGCAATGTCACCGGCGTGAGCCACGTGGCACCCGTCGCCGTGCAGTTGAACGCGATGCGCGGCTACCTGCCCTTCAAGCGCCTGGGCTACATCACCAACCCGGCCGAATCCAATACCGTGGGCGTGGCCGATGAACTGCGCCGCATGGCGGGCAGCGAAGGCTTCGAGCTGCTGGAAGCAAAAGTGCCGCTGGACGCAAGCGGCCAAGCCCAGGCCCAGGCGCTGCCAGCGCTCATTCGCGGACTACGGGAGCGCGGCGCCGACCTGCTCTATGTCGGCCCCAGCACCTTTCTTGCTTTCACCCATCGGGACTTGGTATCAAAAACCGCGATTGCCGAGGGTCTGCCTACGTTCTGCGCTACAGAGAGCATAGTACGCAAGGCGTCTTGCATGTTCGGCCTGTTTGCCAACGGCACCAACGTGGGGCGCTTTGCCGGCTACAAGGCGGCGCAGATCCTGGTGGACAAGACGCCTGTGGAGCGCATCCCCGCCGAGTCGCTGCAGCGCTTTTCGCTGCTGATCAACATGGGCACGGCCAAGGCGCTGGGCCTGTATCCGCCGCTGGCGCTGCTGAACGTGGCCGAGGTGGTGCAATGA
- a CDS encoding hemerythrin domain-containing protein: MEPLALRIICEEHFSIAAVLRSLRMMLKRGPEDDAPAFFDAMRAMLFYIDEVPEQDHHPKESRFLFAPLLERAPEHVPLLERLEREHVNGERTVRELQHQLLAWELMGEGRRAAFTQALNSYITFYLEHMRLEETLILPAAIKVLTAQDWARIDEAFMANQDPLAGDADRSPEHERLFQRIVHCTPSPIGLRQELAAAR; encoded by the coding sequence ATGGAGCCGCTTGCCTTGCGCATCATTTGTGAAGAGCATTTTTCCATCGCCGCGGTGCTGCGCTCGCTGCGCATGATGCTCAAGCGCGGCCCCGAAGACGATGCGCCGGCGTTCTTCGACGCCATGCGGGCGATGCTGTTCTACATCGACGAGGTACCCGAGCAAGACCACCATCCCAAGGAGTCGCGCTTCCTGTTTGCGCCCCTGCTCGAGCGCGCGCCCGAGCATGTGCCCTTGCTTGAGCGGCTCGAGCGCGAGCACGTGAACGGCGAGCGTACGGTGCGCGAACTGCAGCACCAGCTGCTGGCCTGGGAGCTGATGGGCGAAGGGCGGCGCGCGGCCTTCACCCAGGCGCTCAACAGCTACATCACCTTCTACCTCGAGCACATGCGGCTGGAAGAGACGCTGATCCTCCCTGCGGCAATCAAGGTCCTCACGGCGCAGGACTGGGCGCGCATCGACGAGGCTTTCATGGCCAACCAGGATCCGCTCGCAGGCGACGCCGATCGCTCGCCGGAGCACGAGCGGCTGTTCCAGCGCATCGTGCACTGCACGCCCAGCCCGATAGGCCTGCGCCAGGAGCTGGCCGCCGCCCGCTGA
- a CDS encoding MFS transporter, with protein sequence MRPAGAHTPAGHAAGAWRHGVSAFRVAAPLAWLLVLLSALLIGLRIEQVMLEFAQSRSLRTAQRVSDQIAFGYRLGLGLHDQTQLPQVLARQGAQDSELVGGWVAADGREVVAELGQSAGRYAAALPGSWSAQLMGAGRHADAPVASLVRQQGAQMFVGTALLDPSGQRAGVLWLVYDLGALRAAAWSVIRPLWPYALVVGMLLSLALGGIGMAWALLTGRRLQQASAALAAAEPEDARQLPELARAAPAGRRAGALLAAAVLLTFAALALLAWQGRQLAKPLLLEQIDRNARSVLSMAQEQVQRALSLGIPADKLVGVDAMLQAELETAPEVAFLAWQSSPGSAPVLVSQTRAGASEAARALAAPGTGDTAFRLVRQTVTALAGAGAAAGGDASLSSGTTFAYIDARVRAVLIDLAFAILVGLVLAREMLGATWQRSVLKPYLDFSVLWAQWCRQARKLRLQADTAQRLHDWWQNIRQTLQDLSAQAGAVLRGEQLNRRAMALTRIRLLVFLTALSDELLRPFFTVFASEMQPPGLDISPTTVAVLPVATFMLTLALAQPLGPWLARRVAMRQALFLSSLAGAALLLATAWAQDAAMLMLLRAGSGLAYGLLLILAQTAIVRLTDNRSRGRGLVEVAAAIVAAGVCGPALGGLLVQRLGSTLAFAACALCLGLAALVSIGLPRLQHEGSDAPPALGWRGMAAILRNRQVMAVTWYAAVPARLAAVALLVVVTPLYLQAQGESAAVSGRVLLAYFLAFMIVAPLVARWSDLSGQRRSWVVWGCALSALACGLMVLVGGAWGAALCCALLGVAQAFQSAPQLVLVTEAFEASSAQAHGASPAGAQSVTPAQALAAFRFLERVGSILAPFVVALAVARLGMDGAVLVVGALLALGALGLMTGLRAAQTDGAKHAMA encoded by the coding sequence ATGCGCCCGGCTGGCGCGCACACGCCCGCAGGGCACGCTGCCGGGGCCTGGCGCCACGGCGTGTCGGCGTTTCGCGTGGCTGCGCCGCTCGCCTGGCTGCTGGTGCTGCTGTCGGCGCTGCTCATCGGGCTGCGCATCGAGCAGGTGATGCTGGAGTTCGCGCAAAGCCGCAGCCTGCGCACCGCCCAGCGCGTCAGCGACCAGATTGCCTTCGGCTACCGCCTGGGTCTGGGCCTGCACGACCAGACGCAACTGCCTCAAGTGCTGGCGCGCCAGGGCGCGCAGGACAGCGAGCTGGTCGGCGGCTGGGTCGCGGCGGACGGGCGCGAGGTCGTGGCCGAGCTCGGCCAGTCGGCCGGCCGCTACGCCGCTGCACTGCCCGGCAGCTGGAGCGCACAGCTCATGGGCGCGGGCAGGCATGCGGATGCGCCCGTGGCCTCGCTGGTGCGCCAGCAGGGCGCGCAGATGTTCGTCGGCACGGCGCTGCTCGACCCCTCGGGCCAGCGCGCCGGGGTGTTGTGGCTGGTTTACGACCTGGGCGCCTTGCGGGCGGCCGCGTGGTCGGTGATCCGGCCGCTGTGGCCGTACGCCCTGGTCGTGGGCATGCTGCTGTCGCTGGCGCTTGGCGGCATCGGCATGGCCTGGGCGCTGCTCACGGGCCGGCGCCTGCAGCAGGCGAGCGCGGCGCTCGCTGCTGCCGAGCCCGAAGATGCCCGCCAGCTGCCCGAGCTCGCGCGCGCCGCGCCCGCAGGTCGGCGCGCCGGCGCCTTGCTGGCTGCGGCCGTGTTGCTGACTTTTGCCGCGCTGGCCCTGCTGGCCTGGCAGGGCCGCCAGCTGGCCAAGCCGCTGCTGCTCGAGCAGATCGACCGCAACGCCCGCTCGGTGCTGAGCATGGCGCAGGAGCAGGTGCAGCGCGCGCTCTCGCTCGGCATCCCCGCCGACAAGCTCGTTGGCGTGGACGCCATGCTGCAGGCCGAGCTCGAAACCGCGCCGGAAGTGGCCTTTCTGGCCTGGCAGAGTTCGCCCGGCAGCGCCCCGGTGCTGGTCAGCCAGACCCGGGCGGGCGCGAGCGAGGCAGCCCGGGCGCTGGCCGCGCCGGGCACGGGCGACACCGCCTTTCGCCTGGTGCGGCAAACCGTGACCGCGCTGGCCGGCGCGGGCGCGGCAGCGGGCGGCGACGCCAGCCTGAGCAGCGGCACCACGTTTGCCTACATCGATGCGCGCGTGCGGGCCGTGCTGATCGATCTGGCTTTTGCGATTCTGGTCGGGCTGGTGCTGGCGCGCGAGATGCTGGGCGCTACATGGCAGCGCTCGGTGCTCAAGCCCTATCTGGATTTTTCCGTGCTCTGGGCGCAGTGGTGCCGCCAGGCGCGCAAGCTGCGGCTGCAGGCGGACACCGCGCAGCGCCTGCACGACTGGTGGCAAAACATCCGCCAGACGCTGCAAGACCTGAGCGCACAGGCCGGCGCCGTGCTGCGCGGCGAGCAGCTCAACCGCCGCGCCATGGCGCTCACGCGCATCCGGCTGCTGGTCTTTCTCACCGCGCTCTCGGACGAGCTGCTGCGCCCCTTCTTCACCGTGTTCGCCTCGGAGATGCAGCCGCCGGGCCTGGACATTTCGCCGACCACGGTGGCCGTGCTGCCGGTGGCGACTTTCATGCTCACGCTGGCGCTGGCGCAGCCGCTCGGGCCCTGGCTGGCCCGGCGCGTGGCCATGCGCCAGGCGCTGTTTCTGAGCTCGCTCGCAGGCGCTGCGCTGCTGCTGGCCACGGCCTGGGCGCAGGATGCCGCCATGCTGATGCTGCTGCGCGCGGGCAGCGGGCTGGCCTACGGTCTGCTGCTGATCCTGGCGCAGACCGCCATCGTGCGATTGACCGACAACCGCAGCCGCGGGCGCGGCCTGGTGGAGGTGGCCGCCGCCATCGTCGCTGCGGGCGTCTGCGGTCCGGCGCTGGGCGGCCTGCTGGTGCAGCGGCTGGGCAGCACCCTGGCTTTTGCCGCCTGCGCGCTCTGCCTGGGCCTGGCGGCGCTGGTCAGCATCGGCCTGCCCCGGCTGCAGCACGAAGGCAGCGACGCCCCGCCGGCCCTGGGCTGGCGCGGCATGGCGGCGATCCTGCGCAACCGCCAGGTGATGGCGGTGACCTGGTACGCTGCGGTGCCGGCCCGCCTGGCGGCGGTGGCGCTGCTGGTGGTGGTCACGCCGCTGTACCTGCAGGCACAGGGCGAGAGCGCGGCAGTGTCCGGGCGCGTGCTGCTGGCCTACTTTCTTGCGTTCATGATCGTGGCGCCGCTGGTGGCGCGCTGGTCCGATCTGAGCGGGCAGCGCCGCTCCTGGGTCGTCTGGGGCTGCGCGCTCTCGGCGCTGGCCTGTGGCTTGATGGTGCTGGTCGGCGGCGCCTGGGGGGCGGCGCTGTGCTGTGCGCTGCTTGGCGTGGCGCAGGCCTTTCAATCGGCGCCGCAACTGGTGCTGGTGACCGAGGCCTTCGAGGCGTCGAGCGCGCAAGCGCACGGCGCCAGCCCGGCGGGCGCACAAAGCGTCACCCCGGCGCAGGCGCTCGCGGCGTTTCGCTTCCTCGAGCGCGTGGGCAGCATCCTCGCGCCCTTCGTGGTGGCGCTGGCGGTGGCGCGGCTGGGCATGGATGGCGCGGTGCTGGTGGTGGGCGCGCTGCTCGCCCTGGGTGCGCTGGGTTTGATGACGGGTTTGCGCGCCGCGCAGACCGACGGAGCGAAACATGCAATGGCTTGA
- the rplQ gene encoding 50S ribosomal protein L17 → MRHGNGLRKLNRTSAHRKAMLQNMMNSLIEHEAIKTTLPKAKELRRVVEPMITLARQDTVANRRLAFARLRNRDSVTKLFTDLGPRFKTRPGGYTRILKMGFRVGDNAPMAYVELVDRAAPASSDEAKA, encoded by the coding sequence ATGCGTCACGGAAACGGACTGCGCAAACTCAACCGCACCAGCGCCCATCGCAAGGCAATGCTGCAAAACATGATGAACTCGCTCATCGAGCACGAGGCCATCAAGACCACGCTACCCAAGGCCAAGGAACTGCGCCGCGTGGTTGAGCCCATGATCACCCTGGCACGCCAGGACACCGTGGCCAACCGCCGCCTGGCATTCGCGCGCCTGCGCAATCGCGACAGCGTCACCAAGCTGTTCACCGACCTCGGTCCGCGCTTCAAGACCCGCCCGGGCGGCTACACGCGCATTCTGAAGATGGGCTTTCGGGTGGGCGACAACGCTCCCATGGCTTACGTGGAACTCGTGGACCGCGCAGCACCCGCGTCCAGCGACGAAGCCAAGGCCTGA
- a CDS encoding PP2C family protein-serine/threonine phosphatase, protein MPLRTRITLLALIAALALALMVGAIAWQRDRVLNERYHGVLLQSQAIAWSRLQDEAGAALRAGVAATLQDPQLERAWQSRDRQALNALVRPLLEQHPGWRADWFDEQRTLVQSSSSSLLQDAMVDAGWLSRALSSSAPLPGLSQASRERYYLVVTQSFGPTGARGVLALGQDLGELLPQMAHAIEGESFVVNLRGREVTGTQAGLAQAEGLAQTVRHARVLESQSASGRYWLGAALPLIGPDARPIGSLLSVWDTTAERRTDRRMQALAAAGVVLLIGLLGFALSFVLRRALRPLDRSVGVLRALAQGELRAAPDEDDQELPDEAGQIARGVAALRGEMINLRMLRDERARVRQQQEQLIRRELRQLAGSLDEQSRTEVLAALEPVQDTEDDNALAGLANTLGRLSGLVMSQQDRLVDLLKRLRKAMAEQEVLISLRQELEIARTMQLSILPRTEPDTRAVHVASLMIPAKEVGGDFYDYFLLEDKRLALVIADVSGKGIPAAFFMAISRTLLKSIAQFLREPADIMARLNDRLCAENEQMMFVTTFLGVLDLGTGRLDYVNGGHNPPLLLRSAGEVQMLPQGQNIALAVMEGMPFKPGTLALAPGDTLLLYTDGVTEAANAAGELFGEARLVQAVSARSATGEALPQDILQAVRDFESGAAQADDITVVAVRYLGAAAGAGSAHDVPAA, encoded by the coding sequence ATGCCGCTTAGAACACGCATCACCTTGCTGGCATTGATCGCCGCGCTGGCGCTGGCGCTGATGGTCGGCGCAATCGCCTGGCAGCGCGACCGGGTCTTGAACGAGCGCTACCACGGCGTACTGCTGCAATCGCAAGCCATCGCCTGGAGCCGGCTGCAGGACGAAGCGGGCGCGGCCCTGCGCGCAGGTGTTGCCGCCACGCTGCAAGATCCGCAGCTGGAGCGCGCCTGGCAGAGCCGGGACAGACAGGCGCTCAACGCGCTGGTGCGCCCGCTGCTGGAGCAACACCCGGGCTGGCGCGCCGACTGGTTCGACGAACAAAGGACTCTGGTGCAGTCAAGCTCGAGCAGCCTGCTGCAGGACGCCATGGTCGATGCCGGCTGGCTCAGCCGCGCGCTTTCGAGCAGCGCGCCGCTGCCGGGTCTGAGCCAGGCTTCGCGCGAGCGCTACTACCTGGTTGTCACGCAGAGTTTTGGCCCCACCGGCGCGCGCGGCGTGCTCGCCCTGGGCCAGGACCTGGGCGAGCTGCTGCCGCAGATGGCGCACGCGATAGAGGGCGAGAGCTTCGTCGTCAATCTGCGCGGGCGCGAGGTCACAGGCACGCAGGCTGGTCTGGCGCAAGCCGAGGGCCTGGCGCAGACCGTGCGCCACGCGCGGGTGCTGGAGAGCCAGAGCGCAAGCGGCCGCTATTGGCTGGGCGCGGCCCTGCCCCTGATCGGGCCGGACGCGCGCCCCATAGGCTCGCTGCTCTCCGTCTGGGACACCACCGCCGAGCGCCGCACCGACCGGCGCATGCAGGCGCTGGCCGCGGCCGGCGTCGTGCTCTTGATCGGGCTGCTCGGCTTTGCGCTGTCCTTCGTGCTGCGCCGCGCCTTGCGCCCGCTCGATCGCTCCGTCGGCGTGCTGCGCGCGCTGGCCCAGGGCGAGCTGCGCGCCGCGCCCGACGAAGACGACCAGGAGCTGCCCGATGAAGCCGGACAGATCGCGCGCGGCGTGGCGGCGCTGCGCGGCGAGATGATCAACCTGCGCATGCTGCGCGACGAACGCGCTCGCGTGCGCCAGCAGCAAGAGCAGCTGATACGCCGCGAATTGCGCCAACTCGCAGGCAGCCTGGACGAGCAATCGCGCACCGAGGTGCTGGCCGCGCTGGAGCCGGTGCAGGACACCGAAGACGACAACGCCCTGGCCGGCCTGGCCAACACCCTGGGGCGCCTGTCCGGCTTGGTGATGAGCCAGCAGGACAGGCTGGTCGACCTGCTCAAGCGCCTGCGCAAGGCCATGGCCGAGCAAGAAGTCCTGATCAGCCTGCGCCAGGAGCTGGAGATCGCGCGCACCATGCAGTTGTCCATCCTGCCGCGCACCGAGCCAGACACCCGGGCGGTCCACGTCGCGTCGCTGATGATTCCGGCCAAGGAAGTCGGGGGCGACTTCTACGACTACTTCCTGCTGGAGGACAAGCGCCTGGCGCTGGTGATCGCCGACGTCTCGGGCAAGGGCATACCGGCGGCCTTCTTCATGGCGATTTCCCGCACACTGCTCAAGAGCATCGCGCAGTTTCTGCGCGAACCGGCCGACATCATGGCCAGGCTGAACGACCGGCTCTGCGCCGAGAACGAGCAGATGATGTTCGTCACCACCTTCCTGGGCGTGCTGGACCTGGGCACCGGCCGCCTGGACTACGTCAACGGCGGACACAACCCGCCGCTGCTGCTGCGCTCGGCCGGCGAGGTGCAGATGCTGCCCCAGGGCCAGAACATCGCCCTGGCGGTGATGGAAGGCATGCCCTTCAAACCGGGGACGCTGGCGCTGGCGCCGGGCGACACCTTGCTGCTGTACACCGACGGCGTGACCGAAGCGGCGAACGCCGCCGGCGAGCTGTTTGGCGAGGCGCGGCTGGTGCAGGCGGTCAGCGCCCGCAGCGCCACGGGCGAGGCCCTGCCGCAAGACATCCTGCAGGCGGTGCGCGACTTCGAGTCCGGCGCAGCGCAAGCCGACGACATCACCGTGGTCGCCGTGCGCTACCTCGGCGCGGCGGCCGGCGCGGGCAGCGCCCACGACGTGCCTGCGGCTTGA